actcaggaaggtgggttggccctgaggaaaatgggaggcttggtggaactggatccatccagaacattaTCATGAAAGTGCAActtaaaaggcagattggagcaaacctgtttttttttccaacctgcacaatttcttatctaaaaggaagtagatcaaaaagactttgaaggagagCTCGGAAGAGACTGAACTCCCCTCAACTGCATATACCTAGCtagattttttgaaaaaatattcttCTTAGTTCTTTTTAATGGAATTGTTTAGAAATACGTCTTGGAATATGTccctggaattaggtgttgtcccaaaaatgtatttcttgtaatgtaaaaaaataaaatacagtgataccttgtcttacaaacttaattggttctgggacgaggctcttaaggtgaaaagtttgtaagacaaaacaatgtttcccataggaatcaatggaaaagcaattaatgcgtgcaagcccaaaattcactccttttgccagccgaagcgcccgtttttgcgctgctgggattcccctgaggtgaggttcccctccatgggaaaccccacctccagacttctgtgtttttgcgatgctgcagaggaatcccaagcgcgaagtccggaggtggggtttcccatggatgggagcctcaggggaatcccagcagcacaaaaacgggcgcttcgctggcaacggaggtccggaggcggggcatcccagtggcggcggtgggtttgtaaggtgaaaatagtttgtaagaagagtcaaaaaaatcttaaaccctgggtttgtatctcgaaaagtttgtatgatgtggcgtttgtaagatgaggtatcactgtattaaagaaatattgctttttatttttcagatactgaaaaatgcacccaGTGTCCGGATGATAAATATCCCAATGAggacagagtccaatgtatccccaaagttataaccttcctgtcttatgaagaacatctgggcatcatcctagtctcttttgccctactgttgttcctAAGCACAGCCAGCCGCTCCGTCCTCCTCCTGCCGGGGTTTGATCCTTCTCGACATTTTCACGGACGACCATCAGAGGAAGTCCTTGGTGATGGCCTCTGCGAAGTTGGGAGCCGCCATGAGGATGGCGATGGAACAAACGATGTGGAAGAGGGCGAAGAGGACCAGGCAGAGTCGGTCGATGACAGCCCCGGCAAATTTCCACTGGTTGCAGGCGGCCCGAGACGCATCTCGGCTGCGGAAGCGTTGAGCGACGTATCTCAGCTCCTTCAGGATGGAGCTCAGGTGAGGGTCCTCAGGGATGGAGGACGGAGGCTccggggagaagaggaagggacgGGGTATGTCAGGGGGCTTGGTGGTGGGGAAGGGGGCAGGAGCCACGGCTGCGATGGGGATCCCCGCGTAGACCAGGTGGCCGTTGGCGATGGGCCCAGCCGGACGGGTGGGCGGGCTGCTGCTCGCTCTGTCGCTGTTGTCTGAGCTGCAGCTCAGCAAGCTGGGGGCGCACGGGGGGTGCCGCTGGGGTTCTTCTCCCGGTTGGCGCATCCTCAAGAGCCAAGCGCCCCAGTTCAGCACCAGGACCTGTGTGGAAGAAACCGCTGGATGAGAGAAGGGGACCCCCAACTTTTCAGGGGTCTGTCTTGGAACGGAGCAAAGGAAGGggagatttgtggacttcaattcccagaattccccagccagcatgtcataaaccatgctggctgggggattctgggagttggagtccacccctcgtaaagcatgctggctgggagattctgggagttggaatcctCCTCTATTAAagtaggctggctggggaattctgggacttggagtccactccttttaaagcatgctggctgggggattctgagaGTTGGAGTCCTCTCCACTTAAGcatgctggctaaggaattctgggcgttgaagtcttCCCCTCTTAAAGTGCCCAACACTGCTCTGGGCTGTGCCACATTTTGAGGGAAGCCCCCAATTCTCCTATAAGAATATGAAcgtactgtttttattttattttatttttaacacacCCAAACCAGAgaattataaaaatagtaaaagAGCCAGCCAGGACAAAGAATCTGCCGTTCAAGTTAATGAAAGTGCATCATCTCCAGTGATTTCAAAAGTGCCACCTTAGGGCAGCCCAGGGGCGAGATTCCCAAAGGGAGACCACCCCCCATTCCCCAGCAGGTGGTAGAAATGGTTGGTTGGCAggaagtctgtggagaggggcggcatacaaatgcaataataataataataataataataataataataataataataataataattattattattattattattattattattattattattattattatttgaggaAAGTTCATATTTTTAGCCTGAAAAGTTTTCAAGGAAGCTTCTGATTGATGGCGAGAACAGGGATAACGGTCAATCCGGTGTAGCAGTTGGGGATAaatcaacagcttgccacactatctgtagaaggcctgatgtggATGGGAACTTGGGTggggggattttcaggagggagcagatgcagccacaaagtatTCTTTAGaggggttcaaggacatcctatatccacccacctgggtggaagcggaaggaggactggccacgctggcacaatctgagtgagcaacgtgacaggtttgtgggtggggtACAAGGGAtcggaaactcagattcagggtTCCCATTgtaggaacacccccccccccaaatctgaaACAGGAGGCGGCACTCACCCATCTTGGCATGGAGCCTCcctcggggtggtggtggtggtactgGAGGACAAAGACGGTGGTCATTACTGAGAGACCCACCATGCCCATGGTGCTGGCAAAATATTGCCCTGCAAAGAGAAGCAGATTGGAGAAATCCCGGAGTCATCTCACCTGGGCTTTTCAGTGTACATCTTTGACTAGGTtttaatcctatcctatccccagAGGGCATTCCGCATTCTTGTAGAAATGGGTAGTTAAAACAAATTTAAGCCTTTGGTCAACAGCCCCTTTAAAAACTCACACAAACTGGAGGTGACGCAGGTGCACCCCGGAATTGGGAGAGGGCGAAAGGACAGGAGGGGGCGGGTACTCTTGTTTGAAATTGGATTCCCCTTTTCCAGTCTCACCTATTAGTGGCACCGAATCGGAGGTGGCTGGCATTACTTCGGCCACCAGCAACATAAAGACAGTAAGCGACAGCAGCACAGTGATGCctggaaagaaaagggagacCCCGAAAAGTTAGTGGCAGGGGACGGGGGTGTCCCATGGAGCCTTTCTAGaagaaggacccctgggtcagcCCCGCCTGCCTCAGCCCCAGTCTTCCCAGTCTGCAAAATGgggagttttttagactgacctcCCAATCTTTTAGACCAGTTTTCAGTGCACAAGGAAAGGGATTTTTTGTTTGTGTGCCCTTGTAGACCAAGGGTGAGGAATTAATTATGACccgtttatgacttgtggacttcaactcccagaattcctcagctggtcATGATTGGTCTCCAAATagggtaactttaagacttgtagacttcgactcccagaattcctcagccagccatgtttGGTCTCTAAACTgggtgactttaagacttgtggacttcaactcccagaattcctcagccggccatttttggtctccaaactgggtgactttaagacttgtggacttcaactcccagaattcctcagccagccatttttggtctccaaactgggtgactttaagacttgtggacttcaactcccagaattcctcagccggccatGTTTGGTCTCCAAACTGAgtaactttgagacttgtggacttcaactcccagaattcctcaaccagcagtGTTTGGCCATgacggctcaggaattctggtagttgaagtccacaagtcataaaagggccagaGTTCACACTTTTGTCATAGGACTATCAGCGTCCTCGCTCTACAGAATTTGAAAATTCCGTCCATTGGTCAAAATCTTGCTTCCCCTCGCCCGGCTGCACATGCCAACCTCGCCGCCTCCTTGGGCCCAAGAGTTTTTACCCAAAGAAATCTTCTCCCCTGAATCAGCAGGCAAGAGGAAGACCAAAAATGTCACGGCCGAGAGCAGCAAGCAAGGAACTAGCATGTTCAGGGCGTAGTACAACGTCCGTCGACGCATAACGACCACGAAGGTGACATCAAGGTAAGGCTCCCAACAACAGTCGTAGAAAACCCGTTTTTCACTGCCAGGGACCCCtgcaggatggaaggatggagagGAAGAGTCAAAGGGAAAGAGTCCCCCTCCTCCAGGGTcctagccagtgttccctctaatttttttttgggggggggggcggaaaagtatagtgtctgagcggcagtcccttcgggattgggcggcacggaaataataaataaataaataaataaataaataaacaaacacaaacaaacaaaaaacccaccctgttctgcctcagagaatttcaaaataaaatactgtcctgtgtgtctataacagtgagctcataatagggaaactctatcaatatcaaaatgccacttaaatagttgagctagtttcaaactagattttgattttctttctctcttccttactcccattctttctctttctcttttccttcctctcttttttctctctgtttctctctcttcctctctctctccttccctctcactctttccctctcggcttctgggcagatttggaaaactctgagttgatgatgacttttaagtgagcgattgctcactgctcagctcagagggaactatggtcctagCAATGCCAAAGGGGACCGTCGACTTCATTCTTACCCACAAGGTCCCACTCGCCGTTGGAGATGTAGCCCGACGTGTCGCTCTCCAGCATACGGAGGTCGAGCAGCCAGCCGTCGTGAGTCCAGGACCCGAATTTGAGGTCGCATTTTTGGGTGTCGAAGGGGAACCAACGGACGTCGATTCGACAGGTGCTTTTCAAGATCCctggaggggaaggggaggaagaaaagtgGGACCCTCTCCCAAACTCCAATGCCTTTTCTAAAATTTAGAAGTATTTTTGAAAGAAAGCCACGCGGGAGCCTGCGTGTAAAATAAGACAGCCATCCTGCTCGGCAATTTGAACCCTACGCAATATATATTGGAGTAGTCGAAcaattttattccttccttccttccttccttccttccttccttccttccttccttccttccttccttccttccttccttccttccttttttttatgAACCAGAAAAGCAGATCTTATTTTTGCATCCCTCCCATCTCACCTGGAGGCAGCCACTGGCAGTAACCGCTGGAGTTGACCAAGACGTGAGTGTGGAGTGTAGAGTCGAATTCCTCGTTGGcactaaggaaaaaaaaattagagaagaATTAAAACTctttaactaaaaaaaaaactccAACAGGaaatttaaatactttaaataaaaagaattatttcAAAACCTGCCAAGAGGTTTTCACAACTGCCGCCGGCTTTTTCCCTTACGCGAGATTTTTCTTAACTGGTTTTGTATTACCTCCAGGGACCCCCCAAGTCGTCCCCCCACCCTCGATTTTTGTAGCCCTGCCTTACCTGTTGTACAGAAGAATGTCAGGTTTCCACACCTGCTCGGCTGAGAAACGTAACGTTTTCACTCCGGGATATTCAGATTCGTTCCATCGCAAATAGTGATCGTACCagtacttaaaaaaagaaaaacagaccgTGTTTTGCAAGGCGCCTAATTTCGGGGTGCCCTTTCCCTTTCATCCTCCTTCAATTATAGACAGAGAGGTAGATATTTAAAACGTACCATCTGCAGCCAGACGTTGGTGATGAGGACTTGGTTCTTCTCATCCTGTGCAGGcaacaggaaaataaaaataaggtttCTTGAAAAACCACAcactttaaaaattgaaaaatccCTCTTAGCCACaggcaattttgtttaaaaataaggCAAATCCTCAACGTACGACCGATTTAAAGTtataacctgttctgtctggcCAGGTCAATTATTAGATCAAGCAAGGAATCTGTCCGTTGCAATCTCGGCTATTCATTAAAGTCTCGGGCATAAAGTCAACTCCGAAATAGTTTTCCTTGATGACGTCTCTACTTAACTATGATTCACTCTGAATTGGCAGGAAGCCCGGGAATCAAGATTTGCTTTTCTTAATCTGTATTTCCCACAAACAGTCCAAAAGTAGATTTGATTCAGCCGTCTCTCACAATTGAAGTTGACTTCCACACTTGCTGTCACGAGGCTTGCCCTTATATCGCCGAAAGGCGTGACCAAGTGTTCTATAGATCTATCCACACAAAGGCCTTTTCCTGTTCAGCTGCTCCTACCTTCTGACACTTCTGTGCACTCTGACATCGAGAAGAAGCTCTTCCCCTTCTGAGTtactcatgggcacctctggaggtgcaacagttggctttcagcctctaatCCCACATCAGGCTTAGGTGCCAAATAccctggcctaggataccaacccacaccCGTCTCTCGATGCTCAGAATCAGCTGCTCGGGACGCaggcggggccaccacagaggtgTCCATGTTTGGCATTCATCTCCAGGACTTACCAGATCCATGATTTGCATAAGGCTGAGGGTGAAGTGGACAGTGATGGCTTGGGTATCATTGCCGACGGGTCTCTCCAGGGGAATGTAGTCTTCCATCAGGTCCTTCAGCAGTTGGCGCTGGTGGAGGCCTCCTTCGGAGTCTGCAAACCAAGAGTTGGACGTGAATGTTGAGGAGAACATCAAGATCCAGAATTCGGGGAGATTTTttttcatagaaacacagaagattgacggcagaaaaagacttcatctgcccttatactatttcctgtattttatcttaggatggatctatgtttatctcaggcatgtttacattcagtgactgtggattgaccaaccacgtctgctggaagtttgttccaagcatctactcttctttcagtcaaataatattttctcacgttgcttctgatctttcccccaactgacctcagattgtggcccctggttcttgggttcactttcctattgaaaacacttccctccttttcgatcgtgtccccccttttccttctgtcctccagactatacagactgagttcatgaagtctttcctaataagttttatgcGTGAGACCTtctccatttttgtagcccgtctttggacccgttccatttgatccatcactttctgtaggtgaggtctccagaactggatgcagagaagctggaattaaggaggaatttcctgatggttaggacaaattaaccagtgggacagcttACCACCAGAAGCTGTGGGCGCTCCAACACTGCAGGTTTTCAaggagagactggacagccattctGAGATGGTttgggtctcctacttgagcagggggtgggctagaagacctccaaggtcccttccagcattATTATCATACATTGTGTGATCCGTTCCTGGGATTTTTCAAGGCTCTCTTCAGGCCCTGCTGCTGTTACCCATAATCCCCTGCCTCTTACCCAACCTGATCTTTCCGCCCCAAAGCTTCTGCCCCCAGATTTTAAATCCCCCCAACCCAAAGATTTGCCCCCCACCCCATGCAAATGGCAGCGCAGGAGAGTCCGAAAACTCACATGGCTCCACAACTCTGCTAATGAAAATCTGATCTCGAATggaagaggggaggaaaggggtgggtggggagaaggTGCCCCCCCCTCTTGGGGGAAGTCTCCAgcccctccccacacacaccatCCTTCCCCATTCAGCAAAGCGGCAACGCaacatgcaaaaaaaaattgcactcCGCCGGCAGTAAAGATGGTTGTGTCGTCTTTCGTGCCCGCAAAGCaaaacacaccacacacacaaacgcaccaACAGGCAGAGTGTGGCAAAATAGAacacatatacaaacacacaaaccgagagagacacaaacacacacactaatGAGATGGTTGTTCTGCAGAACAACCAGCAAAGCCAAAAACGATACCGCCGAGAATTAGTTTCCCGTTTTCAAGCTGGAccagaattttttcccttcctttggcGTCTCTGAAAACCGGGCAGCCTTCAAAGCAGAGG
This genomic window from Erythrolamprus reginae isolate rEryReg1 chromosome 13, rEryReg1.hap1, whole genome shotgun sequence contains:
- the LOC139175472 gene encoding neuronal acetylcholine receptor subunit alpha-7-like, producing the protein MNTEFSAHLLVFASFFLLVPDSEGGLHQRQLLKDLMEDYIPLERPVGNDTQAITVHFTLSLMQIMDLDEKNQVLITNVWLQMYWYDHYLRWNESEYPGVKTLRFSAEQVWKPDILLYNSANEEFDSTLHTHVLVNSSGYCQWLPPGILKSTCRIDVRWFPFDTQKCDLKFGSWTHDGWLLDLRMLESDTSGYISNGEWDLVGVPGSEKRVFYDCCWEPYLDVTFVVVMRRRTLYYALNMLVPCLLLSAVTFLVFLLPADSGEKISLGITVLLSLTVFMLLVAEVMPATSDSVPLIGQYFASTMGMVGLSVMTTVFVLQYHHHHPEGGSMPRWVSVLVLNWGAWLLRMRQPGEEPQRHPPCAPSLLSCSSDNSDRASSSPPTRPAGPIANGHLVYAGIPIAAVAPAPFPTTKPPDIPRPFLFSPEPPSSIPEDPHLSSILKELRYVAQRFRSRDASRAACNQWKFAGAVIDRLCLVLFALFHIVCSIAILMAAPNFAEAITKDFL